The Couchioplanes caeruleus nucleotide sequence GAACGGTTCCCGCGGACCGCTTCCCACCCACCCGCAACGCATCATGACGAACCTGTGGCCCGGCATCGGTGTCGACAGCTGGCTTCAGCCCTTCACCTACCCGGGCCGCCGGCTGACCGCCTCCTATGACTGGGTCAGATACACCAAGTACTGACGAGCGGATGAGCTGGGCGTCCCCGGGATGGCCGCCGGCCCTGACCCTCGCCTGGGGGTGTCCTGGGAGGGGTCTCCAGGGTCCTCGTCACCAGCGGTCGTGGTGGAGCAGGCGCTCGAGCGGGGTGCGCGTACGCCAGCCGTGCCGTTCCAGGTCCGGTACGGCCTCGAGGTGGGTCACCGGGCCGAGGCAGAGCCACGCGACGGGCCGGACGCCGGCCGGGATGCCGAGCAGGTCGCCGAGGAAGTCCTCGCGGTAGAACGACACCCAGCCCACGCCCAGCCCCTCCGCGGTGGCGGCCAGCCAGAGGTTCTGGATCGCCAGGCACACCGAGTACAGGCCCGCGTCGGCGATCGCGTGCCTGCCGAGCACCGCCGGCGCGCCGCGCTGCGGGTCGTACGTGACCACCACCGAGAGGCCCGCCTCCAGCACGCCGTCGATCTTGATGCGGGCGAAGCGTTCCGCCTCCTCGGCGCCGCTCAGCGTGGCGGCGAAGGTCTCGCGCTCGCCCTGCACGTGGGCGTGGAAGCGGCGGCGGGTGTGCTCGTCGTGGACGAGGACGAAGTCCCACGGCTGCGACAGGCCCACGCTGGGCGCGGCGTGCGCGGCGGTGAGGATCCGGTGGAGGACGTCGGCCGGCACGGGTTCGCCGGTGAACTCGGCGCGGACGTCGCGGCGACGGCTGATGACGTCGTAGAGGTCGGTATTCATCGAGGGGCGACTCTAGACCGTTGACAGCCGGGGCCGGACGGAGTTAATTGTTCGGCAACTTGCCAATTCCGGGACGGTTCCCCCACCTGCCCGCCCGGAGGCGGCCCGTCCCCACGGAAGGTCCCCATGAAACGGATCCTCGCTGTCACCGGCGCGGTCGCCGTCGCGGCCGCTCTCGCCGCCTTCGGCGTCACGAACGCGACCGCCGCGACCGCCCCCGCCGCCCGCGCCGCCGCACTCGACCCGACCGTGGCGCCCGGCGGCAACTTCAACCTCGCCGTCTGGTCGCTGCAGCTGCCGATCGGCTCGCCCGGCTCCCCGACGACCATCCCGCCCGCGCAGCTCAAGGGGCCGGACGGGTACACGAACCCGGCGTACTTCTGGACCGACAAGAACGACGGCTCGATGACGTTCTGGGCGCCGGAGAAAGGTGTCACCACGCCGAACTCGAACTACGCGCGCTCCGAGCTGCGGGAGATGAACCCGAACGGCAGCGCCGCCGACTGGCCGCTCGCCGGTAACCACACGCTCAGCGCCACCCTGCGCGTGCCCCAGGTGACCAAGAACGTCTGCGTGGGTCAGGTGCACCTGGGCTCGGGCGGCTCGTCCACCAAGCCCCTGCTCGAGCTCTACTACCGGCCCAACGGCGACATCCATCTCGGCACGGAGAACTCGCCGGCCGGCGGGCAGACGCTGCACCTGGTCGGGAACGTGCCGCTGGGCAAGACGTGGAGCTACGTCATCAACGTCTCCGGAAACCGGATCAACCTGACGGTGAACGGGGCGAACACCAGTTACTCCATCCCGTCGTCGTTCAACCCGTACAAGCAGTACTTCAAGGCCGGCTCGTACAACCAGTCGTCGTCGGAGAGCACCACCGCCGGTGCAAAGGTCAAGTTCTACGCGCTGACCGTCTCGCACAGCTGAATCTCCGGGTGAGGGGGCATAGTGCTGTGTTGTGACACAGATCTGTCCCACTACCAGCCGGCTCTATGAGGGCGGCGGCGTCGTGGCCGAGGGCTTCGGCGTCGCCGACGTCCCGCGGTTGCTGGAGGAGCACCCCAAGGGCGTGGCCTGGCTCGACCTGTTCGACCCGGACCTGACGGACCTGGAGGCGATCGCCGCCGACTTCGGGTTGCACCCGCTCGCCGTCGAGGACGCGGTGCACGACCACCAGCGGCCCAAGATCGACCGGTATCCCGGTCACCTCTTCATGAACGTGTACGCCGTCCACGTCACCACCGGCGACAACCCCGAGGTCCACAAGGCGGAGATCAGCTCGTTCATCACCGAGCGGGCGCTGATCACCGTACGCAAGTCCGAGAGCGACCTGTCGGGTTTCCTGCGGCGCTGGGACGAGGACAGCGACCTCGCCCGCGACGGCGGGGTCGCGTTCCTCGTCTACGGCCTGCTCGACGTCGTGGTCGACGGGCAGTTCGCCGCCGCCCGGGCGCTCGACGAGGCGATGGACGACGCGGAGGACGCCATCCTGGAGGAGGGCGGCGCGCCCCGC carries:
- a CDS encoding magnesium transporter CorA family protein, which produces MTQICPTTSRLYEGGGVVAEGFGVADVPRLLEEHPKGVAWLDLFDPDLTDLEAIAADFGLHPLAVEDAVHDHQRPKIDRYPGHLFMNVYAVHVTTGDNPEVHKAEISSFITERALITVRKSESDLSGFLRRWDEDSDLARDGGVAFLVYGLLDVVVDGQFAAARALDEAMDDAEDAILEEGGAPRPVRMYGFALRKAIAALRRPVAPMADLIATVLRAETGLVDERLAPYYRDIDDHARRATETIDSARERINGLLEADLNEQSNQLNDVTRKLAAWAAIIAVPTALTGFFGQNVPYWGYGHVSGFVASTGLIVVSAGGLYAYLKRRGWL
- the bluB gene encoding 5,6-dimethylbenzimidazole synthase, whose product is MNTDLYDVISRRRDVRAEFTGEPVPADVLHRILTAAHAAPSVGLSQPWDFVLVHDEHTRRRFHAHVQGERETFAATLSGAEEAERFARIKIDGVLEAGLSVVVTYDPQRGAPAVLGRHAIADAGLYSVCLAIQNLWLAATAEGLGVGWVSFYREDFLGDLLGIPAGVRPVAWLCLGPVTHLEAVPDLERHGWRTRTPLERLLHHDRW
- a CDS encoding polysaccharide lyase family 7 protein, yielding MKRILAVTGAVAVAAALAAFGVTNATAATAPAARAAALDPTVAPGGNFNLAVWSLQLPIGSPGSPTTIPPAQLKGPDGYTNPAYFWTDKNDGSMTFWAPEKGVTTPNSNYARSELREMNPNGSAADWPLAGNHTLSATLRVPQVTKNVCVGQVHLGSGGSSTKPLLELYYRPNGDIHLGTENSPAGGQTLHLVGNVPLGKTWSYVINVSGNRINLTVNGANTSYSIPSSFNPYKQYFKAGSYNQSSSESTTAGAKVKFYALTVSHS